The segment TCAAGAGGCCTCGCGCTCGCGCATGAACGTCGTCTGGCGGCTCCCGACCGAGGACCTCGAGAAGAAGTTCCTCGACGAGGCCGGCAAGAAGGGCTTCTCGGGGCTCAAGGGCCACCGCTCGGTCGGCGGCTGCCGCGCGTCGATGTACAACGCCATGCCGGTCGAGGGCGCGACCCAGCTCGCCGCCTTCATGGCCGACTTCAAGAAGGCGAACGCGTAGAGCTTTTCCTTCCCCTGCCGTCCACTTCGTCCATTCCGTCCATTGAGTCCATTCCGCCCCGATCTTCCCGCGCGGGATCCGCGCGGGCTGGAGGAAGGCGCCGCGCCGATCTAGACTGCGGGCATGGCACTATCACCAACGAACACGCCGTTGGCGGCCGCGATGGTATTGTTGCTCGCTGCGTGCGGCGCGGCCCCCGCGCCGAAAACGATGGCGGATGCGGTCAAGTCGCCGCCGGCGGCCTCCGCCGAAAGCGCCGACTGCAAGGCCGAGCGGCTCGCGATCATGGACGCCATCGAGCAGTCGCAGGCGAAGCCGTGCGCTGCGGATGCGGAGTGCGCCACCGCGACGAACCCCGGCTCGTTCGTGAAGGAGTTCGACGTGGTGGTGAACGCCGCGGATCGCGAGGCCATCGACGCCCGCTCGCGCGCCCACCTCGACCGCTGCGGCGCCTTCCACTACTACGAACCGACAAACGCGATCCGCGTCGTCGAGGCGGCCTGCCGGGACGGCCGCTGCGCGGAAGAGGAGACGGTGCTCCACGTTGATGAGTGACGCGAGCATCGATCGCCGCGCCCGAAGCTGGTATATTCCCGCGTCATGACCGAATCGAACGAGCTCCCGGCCCCGACCTGCGGCGACTGCAAGGCGTTCTACAAGGAGGCCAAGGACGAGACGGGGAGCGTGCGCGGCCTGTG is part of the Pseudomonadota bacterium genome and harbors:
- a CDS encoding 3-phosphoserine/phosphohydroxythreonine transaminase; its protein translation is QEASRSRMNVVWRLPTEDLEKKFLDEAGKKGFSGLKGHRSVGGCRASMYNAMPVEGATQLAAFMADFKKANA